In the genome of Perca fluviatilis chromosome 4, GENO_Pfluv_1.0, whole genome shotgun sequence, one region contains:
- the LOC120557135 gene encoding probable N-acetyltransferase camello: MSSSKCNQQYRRPSNSHVLNGHCTSYFIAYSKLLLVMQLVIRRYRPSDKDTVLAMFSISIREHIRPCFHNAITSPLYLAITLALGVTGYLLGSVLVAVMLPGAWVGLVYYCCHELYASYGREKLQTDMQDIPGNYLSRPDDCFWVAEAEVDGRAQIMGMVAVVAKQSGTERHGELFRMIISPSCRRVGLGFRMAQTVIDFCKERGFSRVVLETSSTATAAVALYKKLGFSQVFSYTEKPAPVCFVTLAKVSFFKWKNTSRPDIILISYNDVSFTVHSSVSVL, encoded by the exons ATGAGCAGTTCAAAATGTAACCAGCAATACCGGAGGCCAAGCAACAGCCACGTTTTGAATGGACACTGCACTAGTTATTTTATAGCCTACAGtaag CTCCTTCTTGTCATGCAGCTGGTGATCCGCCGGTACCGTCCCTCAGACAAGGACACAGTGCTCGCCATGTTCAGCATCAGCATCCGGGAGCACATCCGTCCATGTTTTCACAATGCCATCACCAGTCCTCTCTACCTCGCCATCACCCTGGCTCTGGGTGTCACTGGCTACCTGCTCGGTTCCGTGTTAGTGGCTGTGATGTTACCAGGAGCCTGGGTGGGCCTTGTCTACTACTGCTGTCATGAGCTATATGCCAGCTACGGCAGGGAGAAACTCCAGACAGACATGCAGGACATCCCTGGGAACTATCTGAGCAGACCGGATGACTGTTTCTGGGTGGCAGAGGCTGAGGTTGATGGAAGGGCCCAGATCATGGGTATGGTGGCTGTAGTGGCCAAACAAAGCGGGACAGAAAGACATGGAGAACTGTTCAGGATGATCATCTCACCATCGTGCAGACGGGTAGGCCTGGGCTTCAGGATGGCTCAGACTGTGATTGACTTCTGTAAGGAACGAGGCTTCTCCAGGGTGGTTTTGGAGACCAGCTCTACAGCCACCGCTGCTGTGGCCCTGTACAAGAAACTGGGGTTCAGCCAAGTCTTCTCATACACCGAAAAACCGGCCCCTGTTTGTTTTGTAACGCTGGCCAAggtgtcattttttaaatggaaaaacaCCTCTAGACCTGACATAATCTTAATTAGCTACAATGATgtttcatttacagtacattcCTCTGTATCAGTGCTTTAA